One Cydia pomonella isolate Wapato2018A chromosome 15, ilCydPomo1, whole genome shotgun sequence DNA window includes the following coding sequences:
- the LOC133525416 gene encoding uncharacterized protein LOC133525416, which yields MESKQPSCSSSVCCGAPVEKGCFVFAIINAVICLAASLGSLAYLILALYTWFDGESRSSSDMVLVYLFTGIAVGCCVGSAIALTFAIVLVVGIRRGNKGYVMAYLRYGVAVVVLSVLGCLGFIGLEWGETQLMMYTLIPLGVCVVYSLMLIPVYQTYVVFSKSAPATHARLINSYDI from the exons ATGGAATCAAA GCAGCCTTCCTGTTCATCCTCCGTGTGCTGCGGGGCGCCGGTGGAAAAAGGATGTTTCGTTTTCGCCATCATAAATGCC GTTATATGCCTCGCAGCGTCCCTCGGTAGCCTGGCGTACCTGATTTTAGCCCTATATACCTGGTTCGACGGAGAATCCCGAAGCTCTAGCGACATGGTGCTGGTGTATCTGTTCACGGGCATCGCTGTGGGCTGCTGTGTGGGCAGCGCCATAGCGCTCACGTTCGCTATCGTGCTGGTTGTGGGAATTCGCAGA GGCAACAAGGGCTACGTGATGGCCTACCTGAGATACGGCGTTGCCGTGGTGGTGCTGAGCGTGCTCGGGTGCCTCGGGTTCATCGGGCTGGAGTGGGGCGAGACCCAGCTCATGATGTACACTTTGATCCCGCTCGGGGTTTGCG ttgtatacTCCTTGATGCTTATCCCCGTGTACCAGACCTACGTGGTTTTTTCAAAAAGCGCGCCCGCCACACACGCGAGACTGATCAACAGCTATGATATTTGA